The proteins below come from a single Thunnus thynnus chromosome 10, fThuThy2.1, whole genome shotgun sequence genomic window:
- the taf12 gene encoding transcription initiation factor TFIID subunit 12, which translates to MANSTTTAVKALGTPGPAGRSSPEGSQVLSKKKLQDLVREIDPNEQLDEDVEEMLLQIADDFIESVVTAACQLARHRKSNTLEVKDVQLHLERQWNMWIPGYGSDEIRPFKKACTTEAHKQRMALIRKTTKK; encoded by the exons ATGGCTAACAGCACCACAACAGCAGTAAAGGCTCTGGGAACCCCTGGCCCTGCTGGCAGAAGTAGTCCAGAGGGATCTCAG GTGCTCAGCAAGAAGAAGCTGCAAGACCTGGTGAGAGAGATCGACCCAAATGAGCAGCTGGATGAGGACGTTGAGGAG ATGCTGCTACAAATTGCAGATGACTTTATCGAGAGTGTAGTGACAGCTGCCTGTCAACTGGCACGCCATCGCAAGTCCAACACCTTGGAGGTGAAAGATGTCCAATTACATCTTG agcGTCAGTGGAACATGTGGATCCCTGGTTACGGCTCAGATGAGATCCGGCCGTTCAAGAAGGCTTGCACCACAGAGGCTCACAAACAG agaaTGGCTCTGATCCGCAAGACGACCAAAAAATAG